The Bdellovibrio bacteriovorus genome includes a region encoding these proteins:
- a CDS encoding murein L,D-transpeptidase catalytic domain family protein, translating into MMSISPGKVLMTIAFTFTLAACGNQMPALPDDPNDEPVATNPDDNSGQGSTELPSIVEPAPTEPVTPPTLSEREQILKNYDYVDPTHIVPTEPLEEALIYFHKNKSSFKNQSVISVLDFSQKSTQKRWYFINMSTGSVWNIHVSHGKGSDSNHDGYAEKFSNVSGSNASSLGFYKTAETYQGSNGYSLRLDGLSSTNSNARSRAIVVHGASYVQDSSVIQGRSWGCPAVSSTNRDKVINMIKGGSLIYATN; encoded by the coding sequence ATGATGTCTATCTCACCTGGTAAAGTCTTAATGACGATAGCTTTCACCTTCACACTCGCAGCTTGCGGAAACCAAATGCCCGCACTTCCTGATGACCCTAACGACGAGCCTGTAGCGACAAATCCTGATGATAATAGCGGGCAGGGAAGTACAGAACTTCCTTCTATCGTTGAGCCCGCACCCACAGAGCCCGTGACGCCACCGACGTTGAGCGAACGTGAACAGATTCTGAAGAACTATGACTACGTGGACCCCACTCACATTGTTCCCACAGAACCTTTGGAAGAGGCCCTTATCTACTTCCACAAAAATAAAAGCAGCTTCAAGAATCAATCCGTTATCTCGGTCTTGGATTTCAGCCAGAAGTCGACCCAGAAGCGTTGGTACTTTATCAATATGTCGACAGGAAGTGTTTGGAATATCCACGTATCTCACGGTAAAGGATCCGACAGCAATCACGACGGCTACGCCGAAAAGTTCAGCAATGTGTCGGGCTCGAATGCCAGCTCTTTGGGATTCTATAAAACGGCAGAAACTTATCAAGGGAGCAACGGCTATTCGTTGCGCTTAGATGGATTGTCTTCGACGAATTCCAATGCCCGTTCACGCGCTATTGTCGTTCACGGGGCCAGTTACGTTCAAGATTCAAGTGTGATTCAGGGAAGAAGCTGGGGATGTCCCGCGGTTTCGTCTACAAACCGCGATAAAGTCATCAATATGATCAAAGGCGGAAGTCTGATTTACGCGACAAATTAA
- a CDS encoding cupredoxin domain-containing protein, protein MNFVSSKIVQSCTKIALLLLITQSAFAWEVDFSRRQVQFNDVKNEDRLPASIKEDQSVILTKVFDAVEPAQDVVIMNTEKGFVPEVVRLKKGGNYRIHVVNVNGKEKNVSFVLDAFSEHHNTVFGEQKTFSVSPKTDGIFSYQCPETAVQGKFIIYSDIAADRKPASH, encoded by the coding sequence GTGAATTTTGTGAGTTCCAAGATCGTACAGAGCTGCACTAAGATTGCATTGCTTCTACTGATCACTCAAAGCGCGTTTGCCTGGGAAGTGGATTTTTCTCGTCGCCAAGTTCAGTTCAACGACGTTAAAAATGAAGACCGCTTGCCTGCGAGCATTAAAGAAGATCAAAGCGTGATCTTGACGAAAGTTTTTGATGCGGTCGAACCCGCTCAAGACGTCGTGATCATGAATACCGAGAAAGGCTTTGTTCCTGAAGTCGTGCGCCTGAAAAAGGGTGGCAACTACCGCATTCACGTCGTGAATGTGAACGGCAAAGAAAAGAACGTCAGCTTTGTTTTGGATGCTTTTTCTGAGCACCACAACACAGTGTTTGGTGAACAGAAAACTTTTTCCGTATCGCCAAAAACAGACGGCATTTTTTCTTACCAATGCCCGGAAACAGCGGTTCAAGGAAAGTTCATTATTTATTCTGATATTGCGGCAGACAGAAAACCTGCCTCTCATTAA
- a CDS encoding NAD(P)-dependent alcohol dehydrogenase, which translates to MSTTQAFAAHNPNEALKPFSFERREPRANDVAIDIQFCGVCHSDLHQVRDEWGKGIFPMVPGHEIVGVVSAVGSSVKKFKVGDRVGVGCMVDSCLSCPSCSEGLEQFCEQGMVGTYNSMEKDGKTVTQGGYSTKIVVREEFVLRIPDNIPMDKAAPLLCAGITTYSPLRHWNVKAGTKVAVMGLGGLGHMAVKLAAAMGAEVTVVSSSMKKKEDAVRLGAKNYVVGSDPETAKKYNRYFDVIINTVSAGLDLNQYLQLVKRDGSMVLLGVPEKPEPVHPFPLIMARRSLAGSLIGGIAETQEMLDFCGSKNITPDIEVIPIQKINEAYERMLKGDVRYRFVIDISSLK; encoded by the coding sequence ATGTCTACAACGCAAGCCTTTGCCGCTCACAATCCCAATGAAGCTTTAAAACCATTTTCGTTCGAACGCCGCGAGCCTCGCGCCAATGATGTCGCTATTGATATTCAATTTTGCGGCGTTTGCCATTCAGACTTGCACCAAGTTCGTGATGAGTGGGGAAAAGGAATTTTCCCTATGGTTCCTGGTCACGAAATCGTCGGTGTTGTCAGCGCTGTTGGATCTTCCGTTAAAAAATTTAAGGTAGGCGACCGAGTGGGCGTAGGCTGTATGGTCGACTCTTGCTTAAGCTGCCCCTCATGTTCGGAAGGTCTTGAACAATTCTGCGAGCAAGGAATGGTCGGAACTTATAATTCGATGGAAAAAGACGGAAAGACCGTCACGCAAGGCGGATATTCAACGAAGATTGTCGTGCGTGAAGAGTTTGTGTTGCGCATTCCAGATAATATTCCGATGGACAAAGCCGCGCCGTTGCTGTGCGCAGGCATTACGACTTATTCTCCGCTGCGCCACTGGAATGTCAAAGCTGGAACTAAAGTTGCGGTGATGGGGCTTGGTGGTTTGGGACATATGGCAGTGAAACTTGCCGCAGCGATGGGTGCGGAAGTGACGGTCGTCAGCTCTTCGATGAAGAAAAAAGAAGACGCCGTACGCTTGGGCGCAAAAAACTATGTTGTCGGCTCGGATCCCGAGACGGCAAAAAAGTACAACCGTTACTTTGACGTGATCATCAACACGGTTTCAGCCGGTTTGGATTTAAATCAATATCTGCAATTGGTAAAACGTGATGGCTCCATGGTACTTTTGGGTGTTCCTGAAAAACCAGAACCTGTGCATCCGTTCCCTTTGATCATGGCTCGTCGTAGCCTTGCGGGTTCATTGATCGGGGGAATTGCGGAAACTCAAGAGATGCTGGATTTCTGCGGGTCTAAAAACATCACTCCGGATATCGAGGTGATCCCCATTCAAAAAATCAATGAAGCCTACGAAAGAATGTTGAAAGGCGATGTCCGCTATCGCTTCGTGATTGATATTTCCTCTCTGAAATAA
- a CDS encoding HEPN domain-containing protein, with protein MSAHAKSLILKAQDDLDLAKKNLHDEKQHDMVGYNLAQACEKYLKALCEMRGLEYPSDDEGHDLDALMQVLEENNFAAISSHADVIELTPYNATNAHVRADERLDMEEYVGYVENLKKLVGEQLKLL; from the coding sequence ATGAGCGCTCACGCAAAATCTCTCATTCTTAAAGCTCAAGACGATTTGGATCTTGCAAAGAAAAATCTGCACGATGAAAAGCAGCACGACATGGTCGGTTATAACTTAGCCCAAGCTTGTGAAAAATACCTGAAAGCTTTGTGCGAAATGCGTGGCTTGGAATACCCCTCCGATGACGAGGGTCATGACCTAGATGCTTTGATGCAGGTTCTTGAGGAAAACAACTTTGCCGCGATTTCTTCTCACGCTGACGTGATCGAGTTGACTCCCTACAATGCAACAAACGCCCACGTTCGTGCCGATGAGCGCTTGGATATGGAAGAGTATGTTGGTTACGTGGAAAATCTAAAGAAGCTTGTTGGCGAACAACTGAAGCTTCTTTAA
- a CDS encoding DsbA family protein, whose product MKALKIFSIGALALSLVNCAPSAKQLKEAVEKDPSIVFVAIEKDPEAFIEVVNKAAQNAQRKAQEKAVAEEGKKRDEEFANPLQPVVEEGRVIFGPKDAKVTIIEYSDFECPYCSKGHATVDEVMKAYPKDVRVVYKHLPLDFHPMAMPAARYFEAIAMQDHAKAEKFYNLVFENQGDLRTKKEGSLKESAKKAGADMKRLEKDLNSEAITKRIEADMEEARKFGFSGTPGFLINGVSLRGAYPFSEFKDIIDRHLAAKK is encoded by the coding sequence TTGAAAGCACTAAAGATTTTTAGCATCGGCGCGTTGGCACTTTCCCTAGTGAACTGTGCTCCTTCTGCAAAACAACTTAAAGAAGCAGTAGAAAAAGATCCAAGCATCGTTTTCGTAGCTATCGAAAAAGACCCTGAAGCATTTATCGAAGTTGTAAATAAAGCAGCTCAAAATGCACAACGTAAAGCTCAAGAAAAAGCCGTTGCTGAAGAAGGCAAAAAGCGTGACGAAGAATTCGCAAACCCACTTCAACCTGTTGTTGAAGAAGGCCGCGTTATCTTTGGTCCAAAAGACGCTAAAGTCACTATCATCGAATACTCTGACTTCGAGTGCCCGTACTGCTCTAAAGGTCACGCGACAGTTGATGAAGTTATGAAAGCTTATCCAAAAGACGTTCGTGTTGTTTACAAACACCTTCCTTTGGATTTCCACCCAATGGCAATGCCAGCGGCAAGATACTTCGAAGCTATCGCTATGCAAGACCATGCTAAAGCTGAAAAGTTCTACAACCTAGTTTTCGAAAACCAAGGTGACCTACGTACGAAAAAAGAAGGCTCTTTGAAAGAATCTGCTAAAAAAGCAGGCGCTGACATGAAGAGACTTGAAAAAGATCTTAACAGCGAAGCAATCACTAAACGTATTGAAGCTGACATGGAAGAAGCTCGTAAATTCGGTTTCTCTGGAACTCCAGGTTTCTTGATCAACGGCGTTTCTTTGCGTGGTGCTTACCCATTCTCTGAGTTCAAGGACATCATCGACCGTCACTTGGCTGCTAAGAAATAA